From the Lathyrus oleraceus cultivar Zhongwan6 chromosome 4, CAAS_Psat_ZW6_1.0, whole genome shotgun sequence genome, one window contains:
- the LOC127075848 gene encoding ATP synthase subunit d, mitochondrial has translation MSGPAKRVVDVAFKAGKNIDWEGMAKLLVSDEARREFSGLRRAFDEVNSQLQTKFSQEPEPIDWEYYRKGIGPRLVDMYKEAYETLIPCVSVSLTFSTLLFGKSEVSIADTL, from the exons ATGAGCGGACCAGCCAAAAGAGTGGTGGATGTTGCATTCAAAGCCGGGAAGAACATTGATTGGGAAGGTATGGCTAAGCTTCTCGTCTCCGATGAAGCTCGCCGTGAATTCTCCGGTCTCCGTCGCGCTTTCGACGAGGTTAACAGCCAACTTCAAACAAAGTTCAGTCAG GAGCCTGAGCCGATTGACTGGGAATATTATAGAAAAGGAATTGGACCTCGTTTGGTGGATATGTACAAGGAGGCTTATGAGA CGCTCATTCCCTGTGTTTCCGTGAGTTTGACCTTCTCGACGTTGCTGTTCGGTAAATCCGAGGTATCGATTGCGGATACTTTGTAA